GCTCAGATGATTCATGGTATTGAGAGGAATATTCAATCCAAGTTGTATAGAGACAGAGATCCAAGCCTGGTGCTAAATGTAGCTTTTCAGCCTATTCTCAACTGTCAGTACCTGTTACCAAtcaacaaaatatttaaaatatCCAGATTTTGATGGATTGTTGGAATTGAAGTTCTTCTACCTAAGTGTGGAATTATAGATCTTTTGAAAACTGTGGATGTAATTTAAATACTATGCAGTCTATTTTCATACATTTCATGTTAATGTACAATACAATGGAAAATAGGTGAAATGTAGTGTTCTGATTCATGGAAAGGAGTAACTGATCTATTTCTCTTCAGATTGTGTGAATGCAGTCAACACAAACACTGCAAGGGAAGAAGTCTTAATTTCTGAGGAAAATTATGCAGCCTATCAGCAGTTGGTTGTGATGGTAATATCAGTCAGTTTCCAGAATAAAACTAGATCTTGCACTGCTGTTTTTAAGCCTTGTCACCAACTGGATGGCAGCTGTTTCCCATTTACCCTAGAAAGTGGTTTCCACAAgttttgcttctcttctcttagcTAATTCTTAAAATTAAGTAGGGCAGCGGAGACAGTATCACTTCATTGGTGTTTATATGGATGGTGTTGCAGGGGAGGTGAATGTGAGAATGATAGGTAGTGATGGTAAATTTAAGTTAGAATCAGTTCCTTTACTGATGACTCCCTCATTGAAAAGATGTAGACAGCTGGTAAAGGATCTTAGAATCAGTTCCTTTACTGATGACTCCTTCATTGAAAAGATGTAGACAGCTGGTAAAGGACCTTAGAATCATTTCCTTTACTGATGACTCCTTCATGGAAAAGATGTAGACAGCTGGTAAAGGAgtgtgtgaagggaagaaattTAATAAGAGACCAAGAGCAAAGTAATGAAGGTATGGCTGCCTCAATCAACAGTGAGCTTGATCACTGGAAGTATACAACATAACACACAAGCACTTTATTAGTGTGAAAATAGTTTGTTGTGGAGTAAAGCGCAATCTTGATAATCCAGAACCTACTTATGTTATTTGAATTAGATAAACTACACTAAAAcaattgtgtatttatttacaaaaatatacaatatatatattcttcttaaATAACACAATGAACTACCACCATCCAAACACTGAGACCCAGCTTAAAATGTCCCTGCTAGGCTTAACTGAGCTAATGATACATGTACAGAAGAAAATTGAGATTTATCAGGCTGATGTAATCATCAATGCTTATTTAATGTATAACAAATGATACCCATCTGGTAAGTAATGATGCTTGAAGTGTGGTCACAAATAGATAGCCATGACATGCTCAAAATTGCACTGCTGCTAAACAGACTAATGGAATATGTGTACAGCTCCAAAGGCCTTCAAATTATCAGTGTTCAGATCTTGCCTATCAGCATTTGCAGATAGCTGTTACTTATCCAGAGGAAAAGTGCCTATTTACATGGCATGAACCAGCCAGCCATTCCTGCTactaagaggagagagagagtgagtgacactttagcaaaaatataaaattgcaTTGTGATGTCCCTACAGCTTGAATGTTCACCTAAGACCCTACAGCTTTATCATTCACCTAAGACCTACAGGAAAATCTATCCTGTTCTCTggaacaaataataatgattccAGTTAAAAATCTATCCTGTTCTCTGGAATAAATAATTTAATATTGATTCACTTAGATATCTAAGATATACATTTTAAGTGAGATCTGTATCAAAATGAATGCAACATTTGCAGTGGAAATCAATAGAGCTTTAAAACATTAAATGGTTCCCCACATTCGGTTAGCAtctgagagagaagaaagtgaccACAATTTTACTGTTCTAATTTTTCTCCCTAGGCACCTATCCCTTCATATATGATGGATTAGAGGTATTTTATCATATCATTATTTTAAGGAGTAGCAACAGACTACAGGGATGGGCCAAGTTTCATGCTTCATTGATTCTGCATAAaagtgaggaataagaaaagggtGTTTGGTTTCTGGCTTGTCAAAAATTCACAGCATCATTTGGTGTTTCATCAAAATGGCATGTGGGTAACTTTAGAGGTTGTTATGAGACTCAGATTTATGAACAGAGATGCTGCAAAGTATGAAAATATTAACAAGATCTGAACACTTGGAAATCTCAAATCATTGGTAATGTTGATCAATGCCACTGATCAAAGCACACAAACTtgtaaatatgtaaacaaaacaaatgtagttttaaaaaatattttgttccTGTGAAGTGAACATTCCTTGACTCCTCTTGACAACAACTAAGCAGCATGCAACTGTGGCACATATGTAACCTAATAAGTTATCCTGATATTTTATAATCTAGCTAACATTTTAAGATCAATAATGGAAATCACAACAGTGCAACTGTATCTATGTGGGAGAACAAAAGTGTCATGCAGAAttcaacacaaaggaacatgTATAAATACCATAGCACAAAACTTTAACAGTTCTAACCTGTCTCAAAACTCAAGATCAATAAATCCAGTGGAATTATAAATACCTTTAGGAATGCTAGAGGAGCAAGCCTATCAGGGACATTTATGGCTTTATCATACACCTCCAAAACCAATGTAAGGATATGACTAGAACAGACTGAAAAtgatatgaaaattaaaaaactAGTCCTCATTCATTTTCAGATGAAGTGCAGAAGCTTAAacttaaaattacaaaaaagccTTTATCAAATTGAACTTTCATAATTTATATACATGTTTAAGCCAAAAGTTTAATGCAAAAACATCTTTGAATAATCTGCCTTGAACTGAGGGAAATATCTGTGAATGAGAACCAGGTAATGGTGTAATGAAGACTATGGATATGGAGGCAGTGCATACTAAGCTGGGTCTCTCCACTCCAAACCTTTAGGGCCAGGCTGGGGCGCTGCTCTCCCAAGATGAGATGCGGCGACCAGGCAGCTGGAAGTTAAAAGAACTTATCCAATAAAATGCTCAGGAGTGATCATGGTTGGATGGCAgcatacttgtcaagacaaatGGCCCCTCGTACTAAATAACAGAGTTGGCACGCTATACATTACAGTCCCTCTAGTGTTTCTTCTACAAATGACAGACCTTGTGATATTTTGTGCAGTCAACAGGTCTGGGGATGGCCCTCACCTTGGGTCCATACTGCATCTTGTTTGCATCAGTGGATATATTACTAACATTATGTACTATGTACAACTTTCATGTTTTCTGCTTATGTAATGCAATCACAAAATATTGATATTCAcatcaaaagaagaaagtatcTTAAAAAATATACCCAAATGCAGTAAAATATCTCCACTCCACAAAAACTTCTGCAAAGTTCAAAATTTTTTCTTGGAAGAGATTTGCTCCAAAATAGCACTCCCACACCAGGTAACTCACTCCCCATCAGACATCTTTCTATTAGTCTCTAGTCTCTATCACAAACCCTAGAGAATATTGCTTCATCTGATGCTTACCATGGTGGGGACTGGAGGGGGCAGAGGCTGGCACGGTGAGGCTGGGGCCCCCTGTCCCAGTGAGGGGATCAGGGGTGCACCCTGCCCACCTGCCGTGATGACCTTGAGCCACCCGCAGACGCCAGCTgtgggggaaaaagagagaagcgtAACACAAGTATAACACAAGGCTAGATATAACAGCAGTGTCTCATCAAATACAACCCTCCTTTCCTATCTACTTTACAAATCTACCCCATTCCTAAACAAACATTACATCAGCTTTCCACTCAACTGTCTCACAGTACAACACCTTTAAGAAGCACTCTTCTTGCttgacagaataacattaattttATCAACAAGGACTTTATCAAGAatttgctttgttttggcaTATTCAAAGCAAAACGAACACTCGTATGACCAGTTTTATCTTTCTAACAAAACAATCTCTACCACCAGGCATTTTTCACACAGGAATGTGTCTGTCACATTTACTCCTCTGTTCCTTGTCACTTCACCATGCAAGGGTTGCCCCTCTTCAAATATTCATGCATATGTTCAAGGTATCACAAAATTTCTGTACAAAATTaacctcaataaaaaaaataaaaaaaattacatatgtacaaacTAAATTCTGGCTTACAAATTATATTTACAAATTGTATTTTGTAAAGACTTGTCTgtacaacaaaaatataacacTTTAATTTCTCAGACAGGCAGCCCGTGCCACCATTCACAGATACAAGCCGCACGCACCGAACACCGATTTTTACCGCAGTTTCTTGCTAGCTTTCTTGGCACACAGTGAGCAAATCTCAAGGGAGGCCTCGTTTCCATCCACATGGAGGCACACCCCGCCAGGGAGgtcctccccctgctcctcctgcacGGGCACGGCATCACTGAGGGAGACGCGCACCGGACTCACCTTGTCTAATATGTGTGAGAGGCGCGACTGATTCCTGAGGATGTTGGTGAGGTGCTTCACTTCCCGCTGCAGCTCGGCCATGCCCTCCCGCAACTCCCGGTTCTCTCCAAGCAGTCTGTCCCGCTCCCGATCCCCTTCCTGCACCAGCTTCTCCAGCTCCGCCATTCGTGCCTTCTTCAGCTCCCTATTCCGCCTGGCATTGATGGCATTGAGGCGGCACCGCTCCATGTCTGGGTCCTCCTGGGGGTCCAGCTCGTATGCCTTGCGCTTGGCAAACCTATCTGACCCCGCCCCGCTGCCCCCTCCACCTCGCAGGGACCGGAATGGGGTGTTGCTGCTGACGGTACTGCTGGTGCTGGAGGAACTGCTGCACCTTCGCCGCCTTGCCCCGCCCCGACTCGGCAGGGACCGCaatgtggtggcagtggtggtggtgatggcgtcaGGCGTAGGGCTTGCCTGAGGGGGTGAAGACTCTTGAGAGAGGGACGCCTCAGGGGCAGACATGGTGGGAGTGGTTGCCTCtggcttttcctcctcctgcagtgacAGGTGGCGGGTAGGAGCGGTGGGGGGCAGGGGTGTAGGTCCCGGTATCCTCACCAAGTACCGGGAGGACTTCTCAAGCATCACGGGCGCCACCATCCTGCCGGTGCGCACCACCACACGCACGGGGCTACGAGGGCTGGTGCTGGGTGTCTTGGAGCTAGGGCCTGTGAGGGGCTGGGGGCTGGCGGGGGAAGAAACCTGGGGTGTGACCAGCTGCAGTGGGCTTGAGGGGGCGGGGGATGGCGAGCGCGGAGGAGAGGCCGCTGGGGCTGCACCGGGGGCtgctggctggccggctggaAGGGAAACTTGCATGAGAGTCTCGGGGTGTGGAAGGGCAGGCGGCGGGGGCTGCAGGGCGTCCTCGTCCagcagggggaggaaagggtccCCCAGCAGGGCCTCCGACAGTACGTCATCCGAGACACACTGGCTCGGCAGGCCGCCCCCAACACCCTCGTCATCGCCTCGCCATTCAAAATAATCACGCGGGGCCACCTTACCGAGGGCACCGGTGCtcacctcctctacctcccaCAGCAGATCGAAGTAAGATCGGGACGCCATGTTGCCCTTGAGTCACGACTTACTAACAATTGTCACCATTTACCTTCTGACCagctttccttcactccccgtGCAGCAGTAAACAGTCGCAATAATCAGCTTCACTTACATGTGCCAATTTGCGAAGAGATTGACCTCCAggacgtgaaaaaaaaacactaaaatatatgGAGCTCCGACAGCGATCCTTTCCCTGTGATGGCAGGAGAAGGTCTGGCCGACGACGTCACGCTGGTGGTGGAAAACGATTGGCTAGCGCTGCCACTCGCCCGCCGCTCTGGCTTTTGATTGGCTTGAGATGACGTCATGATGTTGGACGACTCCAAAACGACTGAGAGAGATTAAGTATAAAGGTAggatctttattttcattattcacaATAAGAAAAAGTCACcgtaaagaaatgatgaaaatagaTTTTAATAAAGGTGAATGAAGATTTAATTATAACGCCATGCTTTATAATTAGTCTCTCTCAAACGTTTTGGTGTCGTCCACTGCACCATAGTGACGTCATCCACTACCACTACCGAGATAATCAAAATCAATAATTCAAACTATCTTTATGAGTTTAATATAatctttaataaatatttacatCATATAAGACCATCACGCCTGTCAGCCTGCAGCACCAGGGGTGGGTGAGGTGTTcctgggcgtgggcgtggcggcTGCATAAATACaggtaacaaaaaagaaatgttaatgGACACGTAAACAAAGGAGAGtatataaaataattaaagaaaacaaggaatgtTACCTCTCAAAAATCATTTGCACCATCTGAATGATTGATACGAGTTATCACTTTATAAGAGGAAAATACAGAAtacataaaggaaagatggacgAAAATGTAcgttatgcaaaaaaaaaaaaaaaaaaaaaagaaaaaaagaaaaaaaaaaaaaaaaaaaaaaaaaaaatatatatatatatatatatatatatatatatatatatatatatatatatatatatatatatatatatatatatatatatatatatatatatatatatatatatatatatatatatatatatatatattataaaataGACGAGATTCTAAGGAGaccacaaataaatatataattcaTACAACTAGGAGGCACTCAGCGTTGTAGCCACCATCACTGTATGATTTGAAATGTGTTGAAATTATCCGCAGACTTAATGAATGCGGCAAACGTTCCCCATAGATTCATGCGGCGGGTAAGCTTGAAACAAATCCGGGTCCGCATATGAAACCAGATCCGCttcattatttaaaaaaaaaaacaaaaaaaaactggcatTTCCACTAATTTCACAGGAATACGGTGGTAACTTTTAAGAATATTTTGCGAacagacactcagacacacagaaagacgaacagacagacatcaGTAAATACATAACTTCCTGTAACTTAATCAGCAGAGGAACTAAGAACTGACCACAACCTTGCTTTATTGGAAGAATATAACACGTGGAATGCAGAATATATAAAATGTTACTGGCTACATCTGATATCTGAATTACCAAAGACATTGTATACGTGACTAAGAATTAATAGTGGAGTGTGGGATATAATGATTCAAAGCAAtctacaaagaaaacgggaagtcaCGTATAATATCAGACATAAATATGAAACTCCTGAAAATGCTGCAAAACTGACAccactaaaaaagaaaagaaaaaaaaaaaaaaaaaaaaaaagaaaacacatgaaAGAAACAAATTTACACGAGAAAGAGACAAACGGTGCCTAACGAAACCTGACAAAGGAGGCAGATGGACAACACAAATTAAAGGCAACACTGCACACAACAAAACGTGGATAAAATAAGGCAAGACAATAAAGGCAAGGCAAGAATTTTTTTGTGTCTCAccgttttcaaaagccacacagataattagtcaggttctcatggatGTCATTAACGGTGCAGAATTCCTGTTCAAtgatcactagaatcatggaagCACTTGAAAACCCAAATTACATTCACTAGagccggtaaaaaaaaaaaggagagaaagaaaaaaaaaatcaaaataagacGCTTATAGGTTTGTAAATACGAAATCAGAATCGTACAAAGCTCTGTAGGGGACTGAGAGATGCACTGAAATACACAGTTAaagaaataatcataaaaaaaagttaaatactGGAAGAAATAAATGCACTAGTGTAGTACAAAATACAACTCGAAGCCTAGTGATGTACTCCCTTACACTGGAGCAGCTAAGAGCAAAATTCAGTAGCCTACAACAAAGAGGATTACAAATGAAAAGTGACGAGAGAATAGCCAGTAGAAAATAACGTAGCTTATTTCTACATCAAAAGGGAAGCAACTAAAAGCAGAATTCAGTAGCCTACAACAAAGAGGATTACAAATGAAAAGTGACGAGAGAATAGCCAGTAGAAAATAACGTGAGGTCCATTTCTACATCAACAGGGAACTGACAAACATGCTGTACAAAGTCAGATCAAACTGCATGTCCTTCCACGACGGAAATAGAACACACACCATTAAGGATATGTCATGTATAGTGTATTGAGCacgaaggaagtggaggagccTGCAGCACGCCTGGAACATCTCGAGGACAAACAAGAGATAGGACCCGCATTTTCAAACGATTTGTTCCCTCATCACAAATGTTTTTGGAAGGGTACGGAAGTTCAGGCTCTCAGAGGTGTTTGTCCCGCTGTTGATGCAGAAACTTGTTAAACGATCAatagaatcagaaaaaaaaaaaaaaaacttgatctCAACAACGTCAATTACAGCTTGtaaaaagtaattaaagtaataggcCAAAACGTTTAAGAGGACGGTCCCCGAAACACAACCgtatacaaagaaatacattagAGAAAAAGGATAGTGACTCAAGAAAACTTATATCTTCTCTGACGATATTTTAAGAATGAAGTTGTGTGGAAAATGAGGAGCAGTGAATTGAGAAGATATACAGATATACACCAGAGAAATAGGGCGATAACTAGAGAGAAATATATCTTATCTGTCAATAGCAAGGAACTCAAGAACGAATCTTTAATAATGGGGAAAATAGGgagcaaaacattaaaaataaatagctTCGCCATCTTGAGAAAATGAAATGCGACGATAACTAAACAAAACGATATACGAGTATTTACTGACAACAGTACGAAATCCAGGAATGAAATTATACgtgaaaataagtaataaattaGATATACGTAATCTAGATAACCTAAGCACAAGAGTAAGCTTGCGTGGTGCCGATACAGAGGCCACCCGACTGAGCATCACCCGATTTGGTATTACTGAGCAGCACACAAATACTGGTAAGCAAACACTGCAGTTACGCATACTGAACTTGTCACGCTAAGGCGTGACAAGTTCAGtatattcatatatttcttgAAGGCTCCCCTCAAAGAAGACGAAAGCATAAATTACGCTCTTGTACTTCCTCACTTAGAAAACGGAGGCGCTGTTCGGTGACTGAAGGAAAGTTAAGAGTGCTAGTGAGCTTTGTCCAACAATCTGATCTTAGCAAGCAAGTCACTGACGCAACACTgaatataaaagagaagaaaagctaACATTAAGGAAAATTTGAAACTAAACTGGTAAACTAACGTACAGAATcaaactgatgaaaaaaaataaagataatgagaaaaaaataaagtaaataaaaacgcttaaaatgaaaaaaaaaaaaaaaactaacacgaaagaaaacttgaaactAAACTGACACACTAACATATACAATAAAACtggcggaggaaaaaaaaagaaaagtaataaaagaaaaaaaaaaaaaaaaaaaaaaaaaacgctaaatatGAAAAGccaacatgaaagaaaaaaaaaaaaataaatacactgcTAAAATGACATTAATATTAAAACAGGTGACCGTAAGAAAGAGTTATCAACACAAGGCACCATACAGTAGAAAAATAGACATCATCATATGCATAAGGACACACGACTCTATAAAAATGTACAAAATTCACACTTATCAACTGACTTATAAAACTAACACACGTGGATGGGCAgacgaagatgaaaaggaggtaGCTACGAGACTGTAATAAGTACCACACCTCTCTCTACCCACTTTGTTCTCTCTGCCTTGTCATAGGGAGACAGTTTGCCGTGGTTTGGAAGGCACTCAGGATACCCACGTGACAGGAATATATATAAGCATCTACTATAAATGCAGTAATACTAATAGACTCTTTATATTATTGTATGTAcagtgtaactctctctctctctctctctctctctctctctctctctttgttcgaCACAACCTCTCACCTCATAAacattctcctctcttccctgcccACCGCCTTCTATTTCTAAGCGCGTGCTATATTTACAaaaccatcaacaccaccaccgccatttaCGTAagtcacccccccccctctctctctctctctctctctctctctctctctctctctctctctctctctctctctctctctctctctctcacggtacTAGAATATCTCCTTGCGGAAATCAAATCCGTATTCATCACACTTATACCGCAGGGTTCGTCCAAGGGCAGGCGGGCCGCAGTAGAACACGGTAATCTTGCCCTTCTGCTGTTTGGCCAGTTGCATAAACACCTGCAGGGGGAATAGAGAGGGGCAGGGGTGAGTGTGCGTGAACGTGGGAAGGATAAGTCGGTaggaatgagtgaaaaa
This genomic window from Scylla paramamosain isolate STU-SP2022 chromosome 33, ASM3559412v1, whole genome shotgun sequence contains:
- the LOC135089687 gene encoding uncharacterized protein LOC135089687, whose protein sequence is MVAPVMLEKSSRYLVRIPGPTPLPPTAPTRHLSLQEEEKPEATTPTMSAPEASLSQESSPPQASPTPDAITTTTATTLRSLPSRGGARRRRCSSSSSTSSTVSSNTPFRSLRGGGGSGAGSDRFAKRKAYELDPQEDPDMERCRLNAINARRNRELKKARMAELEKLVQEGDRERDRLLGENRELREGMAELQREVKHLTNILRNQSRLSHILDKLASAGGSRSSRQVGRVHP